In one Yarrowia lipolytica chromosome 1A, complete sequence genomic region, the following are encoded:
- a CDS encoding uncharacterized protein (Compare to YALI0A15169g, no similarity) yields MSPSKYIVDTNEDSQEYDFLTMSVPVVSVSFEELLFGPDSLTEFLPLPKESPIDYSSIEPIPYVPENGSQLIVHSTNPICGRSEFQDFNHETDLSCTMPYAAHDTQLAHELLSRIARDYANIQCESESVRGILLSTYANPYTNLFDVAVQEQSHDDDDKHLYRYTCGRKDDIYSSVWYRNLIDGNERDGGERYCSPCNQWYNTRNHAWANHMTSVHGISAVTKTIYPFPSGVILGKSNKLKGWCPKCQEFVHLYIKKVGTVWTTWFRHQDAHIRKEMQDRRGGKICTPNNRRNSKKRSFEAVEAVEVEAAEVEKPLPSSSVDVSASNDVINFEFLHKKQRFEIEVYESPAFEPGCIQTDFVEPVQLIGLTSEANYSIGEVQNMMDIIEQEMNINVELARKEETKNEHDIVNDNTEEDTGDSEYSGNTEQEDTEDTYTSPEEDGDFKYNPFEGQFDNYDGLFGDYNF; encoded by the coding sequence ATGTCTCCTTCCAAGTACATTGTCGATACCAACGAAGATTCCCAGGAGTATGATTTTCTGACAATGTCTGTCCCGGTTGTTTCAGTCTCTTTTGAGGAGCTTCTGTTTGGCCCAGACAGTCTGACGGAGTTTCTTCCCCTTCCTAAGGAGTCCCCTATTGACTACTCCTCCATTGAGCCCATTCCCTATGTTCCGGAGAACGGTTCCCAGCTCATTGTCCACTCGACTAACCCCATCTGTGGCAGATCGGAGTTCCAGGACTTCAATCACGAGACCGATCTCTCTTGCACCATGCCTTATGCTGCCCACGATACCCAACTGGCACATGAGCTCCTGTCTCGAATCGCGCGAGACTATGCTAACATTCAATGCGAGTCTGAGTCTGTTCGGGGCAttcttctctccacctATGCCAACCCCTACACCAATCTCTTTGATGTTGCGGTTCAGGAGCAGTCTCacgatgacgatgacaAGCATCTGTATCGGTACACCTGTGGCCGAAAAGACGACATCTACTCCTCTGTGTGGTATCGAAATCTCATTGACGGCAACGAGCGGGATGGTGGAGAGCGGTACTGTTCCCCTTGCAACCAATGGTACAACACTCGAAACCATGCCTGGGCCAACCACATGACTTCGGTTCACGGTATTTCCGCCGTCACCAAAACCATCTATCCTTTCCCCTCGGGTGTCATTCTCGGCAAGTccaacaagctcaagggATGGTGTCCCAAGTGCCAGGAGTTTGTGCATCTATacatcaagaaggtggGAACGGTGTGGACCACCTGGTTCCGACATCAGGACGCTCACATTCGGAAGGAGATGCAGGACCGTCGGGGAGGCAAGATCTGCACCCCCAACAACCGCCGGAACTCCAAGAAGCGATCCTTTGAGGCGGTTGAGGCAGTTGAAGTTGAGGCCGCTGAAGTTGAAAAACCTCTTCCTTCGTCTTCCGTTGACGTTTCCGCTTCAAACGACGTGATCAACTTCGAGTTCTTGCACAAGAAACAGCGCTTTGAGATAGAGGTTTACGAGTCGCCTGCTTTTGAACCTGGATGCATTCAGACGGACTTTGTCGAGCCCGTTCAGTTGATTGGCCTTACTTCTGAGGCCAATTACTCCATTGGAGAAGTCCAGAACATGATGGACATCATTGAACAGGAGATGAACATCAACGTGGAGCTAGCTCGAAAagaggagaccaagaatGAACACGATATCGTTAACGACAATACTGAAGAAGATACCGGCGATTCCGAGTACAGTGGAAACACCGAGCAGGAAGACACCGAGGATACCTACACTAGTCCTGAAGAAGACGGTGACTTCAAGTACAACCC